The following nucleotide sequence is from Mesorhizobium sp. J8.
CGACGATGTGGACGGGCTCTGGCTGTTCGCCGATGCCGACACCTGCGCCAAGGCGGAAGCGGATTCGATCGGCAACCTCAAGCGCGTCTGGACTGGCAATGGCCGTACGCTCGATTGGACGTCGAGCGAGGCGGCCGGCGAGGCCTTCCTGCGCCGCGCCATCGAGGCCAAGAACGTCTGGGTTCCTTACGGCGATTGAGGCGTTTGCCTGCCTGAGGCACCCCTGCCGGAGCCGTTTCTTCGGCCGCTGTCGCGAAGGTGATCGCCTTCGGGCTTGACGCCCGTCCGCGTGTTCTTTAACGAGAAAAAACATCTTTATCTGTGAAGCGGGAATCTGACCGCACGATGCCGGCCGTCTGGCACACGACGCCCGGGTCGGCCATCGATAGAGGCGGACGCACTGGCAATTCCAGGAAAGGTGTGAGCGGCTTTCCGTCCGGAATTGCGCCAAGCACAGATGGAGCGGTTCGCCGTTTCTGTGAAACGGTGAAACGCTCCAGGCAGGCGAGGAGAAGAACATGGCGGATCTGGCAGGTAAAGTGGTCGTCGTCACCGCGGCGGCGCAAGGCATCGGCCGGGCGAGCGCGCTGGCCTTCGCCAAGGCAGGCGCGACCGTTCACGCCACCGATATCAACGAGCCGCTGCTGGCCGAACTGGGCAAAACGCCTGGCATCAAGACCCGCAAGCTCGACGTGCTGAGCGACGCGGCCGTTGCCTCCGCCTTCGCCGAGATCGGCCAGGTCGATGTCCTGTTCAACTGCGCCGGTTTCGTTCATGCCGGCTCGATCCTTGAGATGAAGGACGAGGATCTCGATTTCGCGATCAACCTCAATGTCCGTTCGATGATCCGCACCATCCGCGCCGTGCTGCCCGGCATGCTGGAACGCGGCGATGGCTCGATCATCAACATGGCCTCGTTGGCAAGCTCGCAGAAGGGCGTGCCGAACCGCTTCGTCTACGGTCTGACCAAGGCGGCCGTGGTCGGCCTGACCAAGGCGGTCGCCGCCGATTATGTCGCCAAGGGGATTCGCTGCAACGCCATTTGCCCGGGCACGGTCGAAAGCCCGTCGCTGCAGGACCGCATGCATGCGCAGGGCGACTATGAGGCAGCGCGCGCGGCCTTCATCGCCCGCCAGCCGATGGGCAGGCTTGGCACGCCGGAGGAGATCGCCGATCTCGCCGTCTATCTGGCCGGCGCGACTTACACGTCGGGGCAGGCCTACAACATCGACGGCGGCTGGTCGATCTGACGAAAGGCTCGGGTATCGGTGAGGCGGTCGGATCGAAACGTCTGAAAAAATCGACGATTTGGTCGGCAAGCGGCAAGGCTTGCTTGCCGCCGACGGGGCCGGCGACTAGGGTCCGCTGGCTTTGATGGCAATTTGCAAAACCGGCCCTTGGCCGCAAGGTGGAGAACGTTGAGATGAAGTTGTTGCGCTATGGCGAAGCTGGCAGCGAGAAGCCCGGCCTGCTTGATGCGGATGGGAATATCCGCGACCTTTCCGCCCATGTCGCCGACATCGCCGGCACGGCGCTTCATCCGGCCTCGCTGGAGATGCTTTCGAAGCTCGATCCGAAGTCGCTGCCGCTGGTCTCCGGCAAGCCGCGCCTGGGCGCCTGCGTCGCCGGCACCGGCAAGTTCATCTGCATCGGCCTCAACTATTCCGATCACGCCGCCGAGACCGGCGCCACCGTGCCGCCGGAGCCGATCATCTTCATGAAGGCGAGCTCGGCGATCGTCGGGCCGGATGACGATGTGCTGATCCCGCGCGGTTCGGAAAAGACCGATTGGGAAGTCGAGCTCGCCGTCATCATCGGCAAGACCGCGAAATACGTCTCGGAGGATGATGCGCTGGATTATGTCGCCGGCTACGCCGTTGCGCATGACGTGTCGGAGCGCGCCTTCCAGGCCGAGCGCCAGGGCCAGTGGACCAAGGGCAAGTCCTGCGACACGTTCGGCCCGACCGGCCCGTGGCTGGTTACCAAGGACGAGGTCGCCGACCCGCAGAACCTGAAGATGTGGCTGACCGTCAACGGCAAGACCATGCAGAACGGCTCGACCAAGACCATGGTCTATGGCGTGAAATATCTGGTCTCCTATCTCAGCCAGTTCATGTCGCTGCATCCCGGCGACATCATCTCCACCGGCACCCCGCCCGGCGTCGGACTGGGCATGAAGCCGCCGGTGTTCCTGAAGCCCGGCGACGTCGTCGAGCTCGGCATCGAAGGCCTCGGCCAGCAGAAGCAGACGTTCAAGGCGGACGAGTAGGGCAGACCTCCCCTTCCTCCTTGTGGGAAGGTGGCCGCGAAGCGGCCGGATGAGGGGTGTTGGAAGGATCTCGGCGAAGCAGGATAAACGCCTGGAGCCCTTGAGGGCGCGCTCCGC
It contains:
- a CDS encoding SDR family oxidoreductase is translated as MADLAGKVVVVTAAAQGIGRASALAFAKAGATVHATDINEPLLAELGKTPGIKTRKLDVLSDAAVASAFAEIGQVDVLFNCAGFVHAGSILEMKDEDLDFAINLNVRSMIRTIRAVLPGMLERGDGSIINMASLASSQKGVPNRFVYGLTKAAVVGLTKAVAADYVAKGIRCNAICPGTVESPSLQDRMHAQGDYEAARAAFIARQPMGRLGTPEEIADLAVYLAGATYTSGQAYNIDGGWSI
- a CDS encoding fumarylacetoacetate hydrolase family protein gives rise to the protein MKLLRYGEAGSEKPGLLDADGNIRDLSAHVADIAGTALHPASLEMLSKLDPKSLPLVSGKPRLGACVAGTGKFICIGLNYSDHAAETGATVPPEPIIFMKASSAIVGPDDDVLIPRGSEKTDWEVELAVIIGKTAKYVSEDDALDYVAGYAVAHDVSERAFQAERQGQWTKGKSCDTFGPTGPWLVTKDEVADPQNLKMWLTVNGKTMQNGSTKTMVYGVKYLVSYLSQFMSLHPGDIISTGTPPGVGLGMKPPVFLKPGDVVELGIEGLGQQKQTFKADE